From Streptomyces chrestomyceticus JCM 4735, one genomic window encodes:
- a CDS encoding response regulator transcription factor: MASVLVVEDDQFVRSALIRHLTEASHTVRSVGTALEALREVAHVGFDVVILDLGLPDLDGAEALKMLRGITDVPVIIATARDDEAEIVRLLNDGADDYLTKPFSVEHLSARMAAVLRRSRGAATGGEPPSRVLQVGGLSIDPLRRQAELDGTALDLTRREFDLLAFLAGRPGVVVPRKELLAEVWQQSYGDDQTIDVHLSWLRRKLGETAARPRYLHTLRGVGVKLEPPL, encoded by the coding sequence ATGGCAAGTGTGCTCGTGGTCGAGGACGACCAGTTCGTGCGCTCGGCCCTCATCCGGCATCTGACCGAGGCGTCCCACACGGTACGCAGCGTCGGTACGGCCCTGGAGGCGCTGCGCGAGGTGGCCCACGTCGGCTTCGACGTGGTCATCCTGGATCTCGGCCTGCCCGACCTGGACGGGGCGGAGGCCCTGAAGATGCTGCGCGGGATCACCGACGTACCCGTGATCATCGCCACCGCGCGGGACGACGAGGCCGAGATCGTCCGCCTCCTGAACGACGGGGCCGACGACTACCTGACCAAGCCGTTCTCGGTGGAGCACCTCTCCGCCCGGATGGCCGCCGTGCTGCGCCGTTCCCGTGGCGCCGCGACGGGCGGCGAGCCGCCGTCCCGGGTGCTCCAGGTGGGCGGCCTGAGCATCGACCCGCTGCGCCGCCAGGCCGAACTGGACGGCACGGCGCTCGACCTGACCCGCCGCGAGTTCGACCTCCTCGCCTTCCTCGCCGGCCGGCCGGGCGTCGTCGTGCCCCGTAAGGAACTCCTCGCCGAGGTCTGGCAGCAGTCGTACGGCGACGACCAGACCATCGACGTCCACCTCTCCTGGCTGCGCCGCAAACTGGGCGAGACGGCCGCACGGCCCCGGTACCTGCACACCCTGCGCGGGGTCGGAGTGAAACTGGAGCCACCGCTGTGA
- a CDS encoding sensor histidine kinase, whose product MRWALVKVCLAVTAMVVVAFAVPLGLVVKEMAKDRAFSNAERQAATIGPVLAITTDHAQLERAVASTESGPLGRIGVHVPAGAKGGEPAEIGSRRARPADVDAAVDLGRASIAPVPGGSVLLQPTAVASGIAVVEVYVPDAALTNGVTTSWAVLAVVGLALVVGSVAVADRLGTRMVRPAERLAGAAHDLGRGKLGVRVREDGPRELRAAAAAFNAMADQVVQLLANERELAADLSHRLRTPLTVLRLNAASLGEGPAADQTREAVAQLEREVDQIIRTARQQRAHAQQAAAAAGCDAAEVIRERMDFWSALAEDEGRTVRVAGVDRPVRIPVARPDLAAALDAMLGNVFRHTPEGTAFAVDVHNAEDAVIVLVSDAGPGIDDPDAALRRGHGDGGDGSTGLGLDIVRRLAETTGGDVRIGRSVLGGTEVRVWLALDGVRRARAGRRRHTGHRLRRRLGRRLGRSRRGRRAAGRTQGGGGGE is encoded by the coding sequence GTGAGATGGGCCCTGGTCAAGGTGTGCCTGGCCGTCACCGCGATGGTCGTGGTGGCCTTCGCCGTACCGCTCGGGCTCGTCGTCAAGGAGATGGCCAAGGACCGCGCGTTCTCCAACGCCGAGCGGCAGGCCGCCACCATCGGGCCCGTCCTGGCCATCACCACCGACCACGCGCAACTGGAACGCGCCGTCGCCAGCACCGAGAGCGGCCCCCTGGGGCGCATCGGCGTCCACGTCCCGGCGGGCGCGAAGGGCGGCGAGCCGGCCGAGATCGGTTCCCGGCGGGCCAGACCCGCGGACGTCGATGCCGCGGTCGACCTCGGCCGCGCCTCCATCGCCCCGGTGCCCGGCGGCTCGGTGCTGCTCCAGCCCACCGCCGTGGCCTCCGGCATCGCGGTGGTCGAGGTGTACGTGCCGGACGCCGCGCTCACCAACGGCGTCACCACCTCGTGGGCGGTGCTGGCGGTGGTCGGCCTCGCGCTGGTCGTCGGCTCGGTCGCCGTCGCCGACCGCCTCGGCACCCGGATGGTGCGGCCCGCCGAACGGCTGGCCGGCGCCGCCCACGACCTGGGCAGGGGCAAGCTGGGCGTACGGGTACGGGAGGACGGCCCCAGGGAACTGCGCGCGGCGGCCGCCGCCTTCAACGCGATGGCGGACCAGGTCGTCCAGCTCCTGGCCAACGAACGCGAGCTGGCCGCCGACCTCTCGCACCGCCTGCGCACCCCGCTGACCGTGCTGCGGCTGAACGCCGCCTCGCTCGGCGAGGGCCCCGCGGCCGACCAGACCCGCGAGGCGGTCGCCCAACTGGAGCGCGAGGTCGACCAGATCATCCGTACCGCGCGGCAGCAGCGGGCGCACGCCCAGCAGGCGGCCGCGGCGGCCGGCTGCGACGCGGCCGAGGTGATCCGGGAGCGGATGGACTTCTGGTCGGCGCTCGCGGAGGACGAGGGGCGCACGGTGCGCGTCGCGGGCGTGGACCGGCCGGTACGCATCCCCGTCGCACGTCCCGACCTCGCCGCCGCGCTGGACGCGATGCTCGGCAACGTCTTCCGGCACACCCCCGAGGGCACCGCCTTCGCGGTGGACGTGCACAATGCCGAGGACGCGGTGATCGTGCTGGTCTCGGACGCCGGCCCGGGCATCGACGACCCGGACGCGGCCCTGCGCCGCGGCCACGGGGACGGCGGCGACGGGTCCACCGGGCTCGGCCTGGACATCGTGCGGCGGCTCGCGGAGACGACCGGCGGGGACGTCCGGATCGGCCGGTCCGTGCTGGGCGGGACCGAGGTACGGGTGTGGCTGGCGCTGGACGGCGTACGGCGGGCGCGTGCGGGGCGCCGCCGGCACACCGGGCACCGGCTGCGCCGACGGCTGGGACGGCGCCTCGGACGGTCGCGACGAGGGCGGCGGGCGGCGGGGCGTACGCAGGGCGGGGGCGGCGGGGAATGA
- a CDS encoding chitinase, with amino-acid sequence MSSSAHRRRTSRKARLIGTAAAAALAAGGAFAVAGSALATKAPEADPAVKAGGAFSPYVDTSLYPAYDLAGTVRQTGVKTFNLAFVTSGGGGCEPKWGGAGGLGDDAVAKQIPALRKAGGDVRISFGGANGSELGLACKSAGELAAAYGKVIDKFALKKADFDIEGGALPDTAANTRRAQAIAQLQKKHPGLEVSFTLPVMPEGLTQDGLNLIADAKKNGVRISAVNIMAMDYGASYDRDMGKYAIQAATATQAQLKKTLGLGDAAAWKAVAVTPMIGVNDVQKEIFTVEDAKELVKFAQAKHLGWLSMWSATRDKACPGGPQNSAQPTCSSVAQKPLDFTKALGAY; translated from the coding sequence ATGAGTTCCTCGGCACACCGCCGCCGCACGAGCCGCAAGGCCAGGCTGATCGGTACGGCAGCGGCGGCCGCGCTGGCGGCGGGCGGCGCCTTCGCCGTCGCCGGCTCCGCGCTGGCCACCAAGGCGCCGGAAGCCGATCCGGCGGTCAAGGCCGGCGGCGCCTTCTCCCCGTACGTCGACACGTCCCTGTACCCCGCGTACGACCTGGCCGGCACCGTGAGGCAGACCGGCGTGAAGACTTTCAACCTCGCCTTCGTCACCTCCGGAGGCGGCGGCTGCGAGCCCAAGTGGGGCGGCGCGGGCGGGCTGGGCGACGACGCGGTGGCCAAACAGATCCCGGCCCTGCGCAAGGCCGGCGGCGACGTACGGATCTCCTTCGGCGGCGCCAACGGCTCGGAGCTGGGGCTGGCCTGCAAGTCGGCGGGCGAACTCGCCGCCGCGTACGGCAAGGTCATCGACAAGTTCGCGCTCAAGAAGGCCGACTTCGACATCGAGGGCGGCGCGCTGCCGGACACCGCCGCCAACACCCGGCGCGCCCAGGCGATCGCGCAGCTCCAGAAGAAGCACCCGGGGCTGGAGGTCTCCTTCACGCTGCCGGTCATGCCCGAAGGGCTGACGCAGGACGGGCTGAACCTGATCGCCGACGCCAAGAAGAACGGCGTGCGGATCTCCGCCGTCAACATCATGGCGATGGACTACGGCGCTTCCTACGACCGCGACATGGGCAAGTACGCCATCCAGGCCGCCACGGCCACCCAGGCGCAGCTCAAGAAGACCCTCGGCCTCGGTGACGCGGCCGCCTGGAAGGCCGTCGCCGTGACGCCGATGATCGGCGTCAACGACGTACAGAAAGAGATCTTCACGGTCGAGGACGCCAAGGAACTGGTCAAGTTCGCTCAGGCCAAGCACCTCGGCTGGCTGTCGATGTGGTCCGCCACGCGCGACAAGGCATGCCCTGGCGGCCCGCAGAACTCCGCTCAGCCCACGTGCAGTTCCGTCGCCCAGAAGCCGCTCGACTTCACCAAGGCGCTCGGCGCGTACTGA
- a CDS encoding GH1 family beta-glucosidase encodes MSCPLRFPPGFVWGAATAAYQVEGAAREGGRTPSIWDTFSHTPGKVAGGDTGDVAVDHFHRRHEDVELMSALGLGAYRFSVSWSRVQPTGRGPAVQRGLDFYRRLVDDLLAHGITPVLTLYHWDLPQELEADIHGGSASGGGWPHRDTARRFADYAAIVADALGDRVEWWTTLNEPWCSAFLGYGSGVHAPGRTDSEAALRAAHHLNLAHGLAAQALRAALPARGRVMISLNPAAVRARTDAPGDLEAQRRIDALATRIFTGPLLRGAYPADLLADTARITDWTFVRDGDLAVIKHPLDALGINYYTPTVVSGGTDNAPLPRHDGHGAGAGSPWPGSDRVAFHQPPGDRTAMGWSVDPTGLYDLLMRFHREAPGLPLFVTENGAAYDDLPDAEGAVHDPERIAYVHGHLAAVHRALTDGADLRGYFLWSLMDNFEWAYGYSKRFGSVYVDFTTQARTPKSSAHWYADVARTGELPALSSDVTAS; translated from the coding sequence ATGTCCTGCCCCCTCCGCTTTCCGCCCGGCTTCGTCTGGGGTGCGGCCACCGCCGCCTATCAGGTCGAGGGCGCCGCCCGGGAGGGCGGCCGCACCCCGTCGATCTGGGACACCTTCAGCCACACCCCCGGCAAGGTCGCCGGGGGCGACACCGGTGACGTCGCCGTCGACCACTTCCACCGGCGCCACGAGGACGTGGAGCTGATGTCCGCCCTCGGGCTCGGTGCCTACCGCTTCTCCGTCTCCTGGTCACGGGTGCAACCGACCGGCCGCGGCCCCGCCGTGCAGCGCGGCCTCGACTTCTACCGCCGGCTCGTCGACGACCTGCTCGCCCACGGCATCACGCCGGTGCTCACGCTCTACCACTGGGACCTGCCGCAGGAGTTGGAGGCCGACATCCACGGCGGCTCCGCCTCGGGAGGCGGCTGGCCGCACCGGGACACCGCGCGGCGCTTCGCCGACTACGCGGCGATCGTCGCGGACGCCCTCGGCGACCGTGTCGAGTGGTGGACCACCCTCAACGAGCCGTGGTGCAGCGCGTTCCTCGGTTACGGGTCGGGGGTGCACGCACCCGGCCGCACCGATTCCGAGGCCGCCCTGCGCGCCGCGCACCACCTCAACCTCGCGCACGGGCTGGCCGCCCAGGCGCTGCGCGCCGCGCTGCCCGCCCGCGGCCGGGTCATGATCAGCCTCAACCCGGCGGCCGTACGGGCCCGCACCGACGCACCCGGGGACCTGGAGGCTCAGCGGCGGATCGACGCACTGGCGACGCGTATCTTCACCGGGCCCCTGCTGCGCGGCGCATACCCCGCGGACCTCCTCGCGGACACCGCGCGTATCACCGACTGGACCTTCGTCCGCGATGGCGACCTCGCCGTCATCAAGCACCCCCTCGACGCGCTGGGCATCAATTACTACACACCCACAGTGGTATCAGGCGGCACTGACAACGCCCCCCTGCCCCGGCACGACGGGCACGGCGCCGGGGCCGGTTCGCCCTGGCCGGGATCCGACCGGGTGGCTTTCCACCAGCCGCCGGGCGACCGTACGGCGATGGGCTGGTCGGTGGATCCGACCGGCCTCTACGACCTGCTCATGCGCTTTCACCGGGAGGCCCCCGGCCTGCCCCTGTTCGTCACCGAGAACGGCGCGGCCTACGACGACCTGCCCGACGCCGAGGGCGCGGTGCACGACCCGGAGCGCATCGCCTACGTCCACGGCCACCTCGCCGCCGTGCACCGCGCGCTCACCGACGGCGCCGACCTGCGCGGCTACTTCCTGTGGTCGCTGATGGACAACTTCGAATGGGCGTACGGCTACAGCAAGCGGTTCGGCTCGGTGTACGTGGACTTCACGACGCAGGCCCGTACGCCCAAGTCGAGCGCCCACTGGTACGCGGACGTGGCGCGCACCGGCGAACTGCCGGCCCTGAGCAGCGATGTGACCGCCTCATGA
- a CDS encoding carbohydrate ABC transporter permease — protein sequence MHGRTPPSPESPAAVRARERRSRRYRRDLRWSPYLYIAPFFLFFAAFGLFPLLYTGWAALHRVELTAPTDMEWAGLRNFTRLLGDDFFWNALGNTFVIGVLSTVPQLLMALGLAHLLNYRLRGSMFFRVALLTPYATSVAAATLVFVLLFGRDYGLVNWLLSTVGADGVDWENGSWSAKLAVSTIVVWRWTGYNALIYLAAMQAIPHDLYESAALDGASRWQQFRYVTVPSLRPTILFTCVVSTIGATQLFGEPLLFSGSAGASGGADHQYQTLGLYLYEQGWVNLHLGRASAIAWTMFLILLVIAAVNALIARRLRTSQ from the coding sequence GTGCACGGCCGGACGCCGCCCTCCCCCGAAAGCCCCGCCGCCGTCCGCGCGCGGGAGCGCCGCAGCCGCCGCTATCGGCGGGACCTGCGCTGGAGCCCGTACCTCTACATCGCCCCGTTCTTCCTCTTCTTCGCCGCCTTCGGGCTCTTCCCCCTCCTCTACACGGGGTGGGCCGCACTGCACCGTGTGGAGCTGACCGCGCCCACCGACATGGAGTGGGCCGGGCTGCGCAACTTCACCCGGCTGCTCGGCGACGACTTCTTCTGGAACGCCCTCGGGAACACGTTCGTCATCGGTGTCCTCTCGACCGTGCCGCAACTGCTGATGGCGCTGGGCCTCGCGCACCTGCTCAACTACCGGCTGCGCGGCTCGATGTTCTTCCGGGTGGCGCTGCTCACGCCGTACGCCACCTCGGTGGCCGCCGCGACGCTGGTGTTCGTGCTGCTCTTCGGGCGCGACTACGGGCTGGTCAACTGGCTGCTGAGCACGGTCGGCGCGGACGGCGTCGACTGGGAGAACGGGTCCTGGAGCGCCAAGCTGGCGGTCTCCACGATCGTCGTCTGGCGGTGGACGGGGTACAACGCGCTGATCTACCTGGCCGCCATGCAGGCGATACCGCACGACCTGTACGAGTCGGCGGCGCTCGACGGCGCCTCCCGGTGGCAGCAGTTCCGGTACGTCACGGTGCCGTCGCTGCGGCCGACGATCCTGTTCACCTGCGTGGTCTCGACGATCGGCGCCACGCAACTGTTCGGCGAGCCGCTGCTGTTCAGCGGGAGCGCCGGGGCCTCGGGCGGCGCCGACCACCAGTACCAGACGCTGGGCCTGTACCTGTACGAGCAGGGGTGGGTGAACCTCCATCTCGGCCGGGCCTCGGCCATCGCCTGGACGATGTTCCTGATCCTGCTGGTGATCGCCGCGGTCAACGCGCTGATCGCCCGCCGGCTGCGCACCAGCCAGTGA
- a CDS encoding extracellular solute-binding protein: protein MRTTIRGPRRRAVALAAAAALGAALLGGCAEDSDTPAARDSSGAAAKKTTLTVGVFGVFGYKQAGLYDAYMKLHPDITIKETSIERNENYYPQLLTHLSTGSGLADVQAVEVNNIAEVTATQAGKLVDLSKAPGVRKADFIPWKWAQATNASGKTVGLGTDIGPMAICYRKDLFAKAGLPTDRDAVAKLWAGGWGKYLDVGERFKDKAPAGTSFVDSASGVYNAVISSSAERYYDRDGKLVYKDSPSVRQAWDAAMRAATGKLTARLQQFQKSWDQAYANGRFATVSCPPWMLGYIKEKSGDQGRDKWDVAAAPKPGNWGGSFLAVPEAGRHKSEAVKLAAWLTAPEQQAKLFTKQASFPSARAAYGLPAVSGAKHPYFGDAPIGKIFAAAAEGIPDQVLGPKDLTVNQNITDVGVLQVDQQGKTPEQGWRAAVESIDNALDQ, encoded by the coding sequence ATGCGAACGACGATCCGCGGCCCCCGTCGGCGGGCGGTGGCCCTCGCGGCCGCCGCCGCGCTCGGGGCCGCACTGCTCGGCGGCTGCGCCGAGGACAGCGACACTCCCGCCGCGCGGGACTCCTCGGGAGCCGCCGCCAAGAAGACCACCCTGACGGTCGGCGTCTTCGGCGTCTTCGGCTACAAGCAGGCCGGTCTCTACGACGCGTACATGAAGCTGCACCCGGACATCACGATCAAAGAGACCTCGATCGAACGGAACGAGAACTACTACCCGCAACTGCTCACCCACCTGAGCACCGGCAGCGGGCTCGCCGACGTCCAGGCCGTCGAGGTCAACAACATCGCCGAGGTCACCGCCACCCAGGCGGGCAAGCTCGTCGACCTCTCGAAGGCGCCGGGTGTACGGAAGGCCGACTTCATCCCCTGGAAGTGGGCGCAAGCGACCAACGCGAGCGGCAAGACCGTCGGCCTGGGCACGGACATCGGGCCGATGGCGATCTGCTACCGCAAGGACCTCTTCGCCAAGGCCGGACTGCCGACCGACCGCGACGCGGTGGCCAAGCTCTGGGCGGGCGGCTGGGGGAAGTACCTCGACGTCGGCGAGCGCTTCAAGGACAAGGCTCCGGCGGGTACGTCCTTCGTGGACTCCGCCTCCGGTGTCTACAACGCGGTGATCTCCAGCAGCGCCGAACGTTATTACGACCGCGACGGCAAGCTGGTCTACAAGGACAGCCCGTCCGTACGGCAGGCGTGGGACGCGGCGATGCGGGCGGCGACCGGCAAACTGACCGCCCGGCTCCAGCAGTTCCAGAAGTCCTGGGACCAGGCGTACGCCAACGGGCGCTTCGCGACGGTCTCCTGCCCGCCGTGGATGCTCGGCTACATCAAGGAGAAGTCCGGGGACCAGGGCCGCGACAAGTGGGACGTGGCCGCCGCGCCCAAGCCCGGGAACTGGGGCGGTTCGTTCCTCGCCGTACCGGAAGCGGGCCGGCACAAGAGCGAGGCGGTCAAGCTGGCGGCCTGGCTGACCGCGCCCGAGCAGCAGGCGAAACTGTTCACGAAGCAGGCCAGCTTCCCCAGCGCCCGGGCGGCGTACGGGCTGCCCGCGGTGTCCGGGGCCAAGCATCCGTACTTCGGGGACGCGCCGATCGGCAAGATCTTCGCCGCGGCGGCCGAGGGCATCCCCGACCAGGTCCTCGGCCCGAAGGACCTCACCGTCAACCAGAACATCACCGATGTGGGAGTACTCCAGGTCGACCAGCAGGGCAAGACCCCCGAGCAGGGCTGGCGGGCGGCGGTCGAGTCGATCGACAACGCGCTGGACCAGTGA
- a CDS encoding LacI family DNA-binding transcriptional regulator has translation MAPVGRRGGGRPTLEEVAARAGVGRGTVSRVINGSPRVSERTRSLVQQAVADLGYVPDRAARALAGHRADTVALVVPEAETRLFAEPYFSGILRGVSAGLADHDMQLLLTLIRTSKERRRFADYLAAHRVDGVLLVSVHGDDPLPDLLGRMAIPTVLNGRRTAGETVPYVDSDNTGGAQSALEHLIGRGRRQVATITGPPDMYVAHCRLDGYRQAVRAAGHPEDDALVARGDFTEEGGRRALRELLARRPALDAVFCASDVMAAGARRELRTAGRRIPDDVALVGFDDSAIARHMDPPLTSVRQPIEEMGRAMAGLLMELITGGGEGGGLEVRDAVGATGAVESAGAAGAVGRTGSAGPAGAAGSAGPEGPTSQVAPAGRHLVLPTELVRRESS, from the coding sequence ATGGCACCAGTCGGACGGCGCGGGGGCGGCAGGCCCACCCTCGAAGAGGTCGCCGCGCGCGCGGGCGTCGGCCGCGGCACGGTCTCCCGCGTGATCAACGGCTCCCCCCGGGTCAGCGAACGGACCCGCTCCCTGGTGCAGCAGGCCGTCGCCGACCTCGGCTACGTACCCGACCGCGCCGCCCGCGCCCTGGCCGGCCACCGCGCCGACACGGTCGCCCTGGTCGTACCGGAAGCCGAGACCCGGCTCTTCGCCGAGCCCTACTTCTCCGGCATCCTGCGCGGCGTCAGCGCCGGACTGGCCGACCACGACATGCAGTTGCTGCTCACCCTGATCCGTACGTCCAAGGAGCGGCGCCGCTTCGCCGACTACCTCGCCGCGCACCGCGTCGACGGTGTCCTGCTGGTCTCCGTGCACGGCGACGACCCGCTGCCCGACCTGCTGGGCCGGATGGCGATCCCGACCGTCCTGAACGGCCGCCGCACCGCCGGGGAAACCGTTCCGTACGTGGACTCCGACAACACCGGCGGCGCGCAGAGCGCCCTGGAGCACCTCATCGGCCGCGGCCGCCGCCAGGTCGCCACCATCACCGGGCCGCCCGACATGTACGTGGCCCACTGCCGCCTCGACGGCTACCGCCAGGCCGTACGCGCCGCCGGCCACCCCGAGGACGACGCCCTCGTCGCCCGCGGCGACTTCACCGAGGAGGGCGGCCGGCGCGCCCTGCGCGAACTGCTCGCCCGCCGCCCCGCCCTGGACGCCGTCTTCTGCGCCTCGGACGTGATGGCCGCGGGCGCCCGCCGGGAACTGCGTACGGCGGGCCGCCGCATCCCGGACGACGTGGCCCTGGTCGGCTTCGACGACTCCGCCATCGCCCGGCACATGGACCCACCGCTCACCAGCGTCCGCCAGCCGATCGAGGAGATGGGGCGGGCGATGGCGGGGTTGCTGATGGAGCTGATCACTGGGGGAGGGGAGGGTGGGGGGTTGGAGGTGCGGGATGCGGTGGGGGCGACCGGGGCGGTCGAGTCGGCCGGGGCGGCGGGGGCGGTGGGCCGGACCGGGTCGGCGGGCCCGGCCGGAGCGGCCGGATCGGCAGGCCCGGAAGGCCCGACCAGCCAGGTTGCCCCGGCCGGGCGTCATCTGGTGCTCCCGACGGAGCTGGTGCGGCGGGAGTCTTCCTGA
- a CDS encoding glycoside hydrolase family 6 protein — translation MRHSTEHLSSERGHEHEREHQHGQRRAVRNRTRAARRRTRAVALAACALLAAAGTADVLRGTAHAVPAAARVDNPYAGAGVYVNPEWAAKAAAEPGGAKVAGQPTGVWLDRIAAINGTGGSMGLRGHLDTALRQAAGRPLVVQLVIYNLPGRDCSALASNGELGPTEIDAYKSRYIDPIAAVLADPKYASLRIVTTVEIDSLPNLVTNTGGRATATPQCDAMLANGNYVKGVGYALNKLGAVPNVYNYVDAGHHGWIGWDDNFGASARLLHQAATTEGSTVDKVHGFITNTANYSALKEENFALGDNVAGRSVRESKWVDWNRYTDELSFAQAFRQEAVRAGFRPDVGMLIDTSRNGWGGSARPSGPGPRTSVDAYVDAGRYDRRLHVGNWCNQAGAGLGERPRTAPATGVDAYVWMKAPGESDGSSSAVPNDEGKGFDRMCDPSYEGNPRNNYHRSGALPDAPLSGHWFPAQFRELLKNAHPAV, via the coding sequence ATGAGACATTCCACCGAGCACCTTTCCTCCGAACGCGGCCACGAGCACGAACGCGAGCACCAGCACGGTCAGCGCCGCGCCGTACGGAACCGCACCCGCGCCGCCCGGCGCCGCACCCGCGCCGTCGCGCTCGCGGCCTGCGCGCTGCTGGCCGCCGCCGGAACCGCCGATGTCCTCCGGGGCACCGCACACGCCGTACCGGCCGCCGCCCGCGTCGACAATCCGTACGCGGGCGCGGGCGTCTACGTGAACCCGGAATGGGCGGCGAAGGCGGCGGCCGAGCCGGGCGGCGCCAAAGTCGCCGGTCAGCCGACCGGCGTCTGGCTCGACCGCATCGCGGCCATCAACGGCACCGGTGGCTCGATGGGCCTGCGCGGCCACCTGGACACCGCCTTACGGCAGGCGGCGGGCCGGCCGCTCGTCGTCCAACTGGTCATCTACAACCTGCCGGGCCGGGACTGCTCGGCGCTCGCCTCCAACGGCGAACTGGGGCCGACGGAGATCGACGCGTACAAGAGCCGCTACATCGACCCCATCGCGGCCGTCCTGGCCGACCCGAAGTACGCGTCGCTGCGGATCGTGACCACCGTGGAGATCGACTCGCTGCCCAACCTCGTCACCAACACGGGCGGGCGGGCCACCGCCACGCCGCAGTGCGACGCCATGCTCGCCAACGGCAACTACGTCAAGGGCGTCGGGTACGCGCTCAACAAGCTCGGCGCGGTCCCGAACGTCTACAACTACGTGGACGCCGGGCACCACGGCTGGATCGGCTGGGACGACAACTTCGGCGCGTCGGCGCGACTGCTGCACCAGGCCGCCACGACCGAGGGCAGCACGGTCGACAAGGTGCACGGCTTCATCACGAACACCGCCAACTACAGCGCGCTCAAGGAGGAGAACTTCGCCCTGGGCGACAACGTGGCGGGCCGGTCGGTACGGGAGTCGAAGTGGGTGGACTGGAACCGCTACACCGACGAGCTGTCGTTCGCCCAGGCGTTCCGGCAGGAGGCGGTGCGGGCCGGGTTCCGCCCGGACGTGGGCATGCTGATCGACACCTCGCGCAACGGCTGGGGCGGCAGCGCGCGGCCCTCCGGCCCCGGGCCGCGGACGAGTGTGGACGCGTACGTCGACGCGGGCCGCTACGACCGCAGGCTGCATGTCGGCAACTGGTGCAACCAGGCGGGGGCGGGGCTGGGCGAGCGCCCTCGGACGGCTCCGGCGACGGGCGTCGACGCGTACGTGTGGATGAAGGCGCCGGGTGAGTCGGACGGCTCCAGCTCGGCCGTCCCGAACGACGAGGGCAAGGGCTTCGACCGGATGTGCGACCCGTCGTACGAGGGCAATCCGCGCAACAACTACCACCGGTCGGGCGCCCTGCCGGACGCGCCGCTGTCCGGGCACTGGTTCCCGGCGCAGTTCCGGGAGTTGCTGAAGAACGCGCATCCGGCGGTTTAG